From the genome of Spinacia oleracea cultivar Varoflay chromosome 2, BTI_SOV_V1, whole genome shotgun sequence, one region includes:
- the LOC110789674 gene encoding probable RNA exonuclease C9B6.11c, producing MSFSLTVMTFNLHDEQPVDSLNSWEKRKDLCISVITSYSPTILCTQQGLKLQLDYLQQGLPGYGHFGISRKGVEDTSDEHCAVFFDKEKVELVEGGTFWLSDSPSIPGSISWKAVAPCIATWVTFQLKGVEPPGFSFQIVNTNMDEFSPRARRRGALLTWQHIASLPPSLPVLYCGGFNTKKESTTGRFLLGRSREHGVVGDMRDTWPNARVRKNGSLIRTYHGFKGNKQGAVEFLKLIFRALCLCWDRQTQDLHVDWILFRGRSLIPVLCEVVNDNIDGCYPSSHYPMFAEFMLPRSVRLTETPSRNES from the exons ATGAGTTTCTCACTCACGGTGATGACCTTTAACCTCCACGACGAACAACCTGTTGATAGTTTGAATTCATGGGAAAAGAGGAAAGATTTGTGCATCAGCGTGATAACCAGTTATTCACCAACCATCTTATGTACTCAACAAG GCTTGAAGTTGCAGTTGGACTATCTTCAGCAGGGATTACCTG GTTACGGTCATTTTGGCATATCTAGAAAGGGAGTTGAAGACACTTCAGATGAGCATTGTGCTGTCTTTTTCGACAAGGAGAAG GTAGAGCTGGTAGAAGGCGGAACCTTTTGGTTATCAGATTCACCTTCTATCCCGGGAAGTATATCATGGAAAGCAGTAGCTCCCTGCATTGCGACTTGGGTGA CATTTCAGCTTAAGGGGGTTGAGCCTCCTGGTTTTTCCTTCCAGATTGTAAACACAAACATGGATGAGTTCAGTCCTCGTGCGCGCCGAAGAGGTGCTTTACTCACATGGCAGCATATTGCATCATTACCTCCCAGCTTGCCAGTACTTTACTGTGGAGGGTTTAATACAAAAAAGGAATCAACTACAGGACGTTTCCTTCTTGGGAGATCAAG AGAGCACGGTGTAGTAGGTGATATGAGAGACACGTGGCCAAATGCACGGGTGAGAAAAAATGGATCCTTAATCCGCacttatcatggattcaaag GTAATAAACAAGGAGCTGTGGAATTTTTGAAGTTGATTTTTAGGGCGCTTTGTCTCTGTTGGGATCGTCAAACTCAGGATCTCCATGTGGATTGGATTTTGTTCAGAGGAAGATCTTTGATACCAGTACTATGTGAAGTTGTGAATGATAATATTGATGGGTGTTACCCGTCCTCCCACTATCCAATGTTTGCTGAATTTATGCTCC